From Acetobacteroides hydrogenigenes, one genomic window encodes:
- a CDS encoding DUF4296 domain-containing protein: MKKFVLVVVAIVALVSCKEDGQVLSKNKMASVLRDVHLCDGVFNTQRYAVGRLENLDSLYLYDGVFKKNKITREEFIYSLQYYSKYPRKLDEIYTMVVNDLSAQQEKMREELRSAEPKRKPKAKKE, encoded by the coding sequence ATGAAAAAGTTTGTTCTAGTAGTAGTCGCAATTGTTGCATTGGTATCTTGTAAGGAAGACGGGCAGGTCTTGTCTAAGAATAAGATGGCCAGTGTTCTTCGCGATGTACACCTTTGTGATGGGGTATTTAACACGCAGAGGTATGCGGTAGGCAGACTTGAAAATCTTGATTCTCTCTATCTCTACGATGGTGTATTCAAGAAGAATAAGATAACCCGTGAAGAGTTTATTTATAGCTTGCAGTATTACAGCAAGTACCCTCGTAAGCTCGACGAAATTTATACGATGGTTGTAAACGACCTCTCGGCCCAGCAGGAAAAAATGCGAGAAGAACTCCGTAGTGCTGAGCCTAAAAGAAAGCCTAAGGCGAAAAAAGAGTAG